Genomic DNA from Pseudomonas sp. CCC3.1:
AGATCGACTCCAAGCCGGAAGTACTCGACCGTCTTGAGCGTCGCTTGATTCAACTGAAGGTTGAAGCGCAGGCGCTGAAGAAAGAAGAAGATGAGGCGGCGAAAAAACGTCTCGAGAAATTGCAGGAAGAAATCGAGCGCCATGAGCGCGAGTATTCCGATCTGGAAGAAATCTGGACCTCGGAAAAAGCCGAAGTGCAGGGTTCTGCCCAGATCCAGCAAAAGATCGAGCAGGCTCGCCAAGAGCTTGAAGTGGCACGCCGCAGCGGCAACCTCAACCGCATGGCCGAGTTGCAGTACGGGGTTATTCCCGATCTGGAACGCAGCCTGCAAATGGTCGACGAGCACAGCAACAAAACTGAGAACCAGTTGTTGCGCAGCAAAGTGACCGAAGAGGAAATCGCCGAAGTCGTTTCGAAGTGGACCGGTATCCCGGTGTCGAAAATGCTCGAAGGCGAACGCGATAAGCTGATGAAGATGGAAAGCTTGCTGCATGAACGCGTCATTGGTCAGGACGAAGCCGTGGTGGCTGTGTCCAACGCTGTACGGCGTTCGCGTGCAGGCTTGAGTGACCCGAATCGCCCAAGCGGCTCGTTCATGTTCCTGGGCCCAACCGGTGTGGGTAAAACCGAGTTGTGCAAGGCGCTGGCCGAGTTCCTCTTTGATACTGAAGAGGCGATGGTGCGGATCGACATGTCCGAGTTCATGGAGAAACATTCCGTGGCTCGACTGATTGGTGCGCCACCAGGCTATGTGGGCTACGAAGAAGGCGGTTATTTGACCGAAGCCGTACGGCGCAAGCCTTACTCGGTGATTCTGCTGGATGAAGTCGAGAAGGCTCACCCGGATGTGTTCAACGTGTTGCTGCAAGTGCTTGAAGACGGTCGTTTGACTGACAGTCATGGCCGCACGGTGGACTTCCGCAACACGGTGATTGTGATGACCTCCAACCTGGGCTCTGCACAGATCCAGGAGCTGGTCGGTGATCGCGAAGCACAACGCGCTGCGGTCATGGATGCGGTGAGTACGCACTTCCGTCCGGAGTTTGTGAACCGGATCGATGAAGTCGTGATCTTCGAGCCTCTGGCACGCGATCAGATCGCTGGCATTGCCGAGATCCAGTTGGGCCGTCTGCGCAGCCGTCTGGCTGAGCGTGACCTGAGCCTTGAACTGAGTCAGGAGGCGTTGGACAAGTTGATCGCAGTGGGTTACGACCCGGTGTATGGCGCACGGCCACTCAAACGTGCGATCCAGCGCTGGATCGAAAACCCTCTGGCACAACTGATTCTGTCGGGTCAGTTCTTGCCGGGCACAGCGGTAGTCGCCACTGTGAAAGACGACGAAATCGTCTTCGCATAAGGCTCAAGTACCGTGTTTTAAGGAAGGCCTCGCTTTGCGAGGCCTTTTTTTATTTAGGGTGTTGATCTATAAGGAAAACGCTTGTAAGATGCGCCCCGCAGTAAGTCACCCGGAACGGCAACTTGGCCCAAACCAGGAAGCCCGCTAGAAGAGCTAAATCATTGTCTTCTAACGAAAAATAAGGGTTGACAAGGGTTTGAAAGGTTGTAGAATGGCCCGCCTCAGAGACGCAAACGCAGCGATGCGATGAAGTCAAAGAGTATTGCAAAGATGTAAAGCAACATTGTTTAAAATTGAAATATGTAGTTCCGCGATAGCTCAGTTGGTAGAGCAAATGACTGTTAATCATTGGGTCCCTGGTTCGAGTCCAGGTCGTGGAGCCATTTTCAAGCCGGGGTATAGCGCAGTCCGGTAGCGCGCCTGCTTTGGGAGCAGGATGTCAGGAGTTCGAATCCCCTTACCCCGACCATTTTTGGGTCGTTAGCTCAGTTGGTAGAGCAGTTGGCTTTTAACCAATTGGTCGTAGGTTCGAATCCCACACGACCCACCATTTTTGGCTCCAGTTCGCTGGGGTTAGATCTTAAGATCAGAGGCCAAAAGCACTGATCGAAGAAGGCGCCTCTTGAAGGTGCCTTTTTTTTACCGGGGTATAGCGCAGTCCGGTAGCGCGCCTGCTTTGGGAGCAGGATGTCAGGAGTTCGAATCCCCTTACCCCGACCATTTTCTGCCCAGCAGTAATGGGTGTGAAAAATCAGGCACTGATGCCAGTCGCATCAGAGGCCATAAAAAAAGCGTCCTTCGGGACGCTTTTTTTATGCCTGTAGAAAACCCGGAACCTCCGTAGCAGTTGTCGAGCCTTGCGAGGCTACGTCCGATTGCGCAGCGATCGTAAATTCTAAGCACTCGATCTGTCAGACAGATCGCGATAACCGATTTACGACTGCTTCGCAGCCGGACGTAGCCTCGCAAGGCTCGGCAACTGCTACACGGCATCCATCAAGCCTTTGCTGCCTTGGCGTCTGCGTCCTGCAAGTCCTGCAACGCCGCTGAATATTGGTCGGCCTCCGCTTTAGGCACCATCTGCCATGACGGTTTGCGCACGGCATAGAAGATGAACGGCGGTACGCCCGCAATCACCAGTCCGAGCAGCAAGGTCCCCGCATATTCAAAAAACGGCATGCTGCTGAAGTTGTTCGGCGGGATAAAGCCAAAGATCAGCGCGACGCAGGTCGAGAACAGCCCCAAGAAGCACCAGCCATGCAGCCCTTTGAGTACATAGCCGCGTTTAACGTTGGGCTGGGTTTTACGCAGCTTCATGGCGGCCAGGAACATAAAGACGTAAATGATCAGGTACATCAACGCAGCCATCGCGCTGATCATCCAGAAAGCATCAGAGACGTTGTCGATGAAGATGTAAATCGTCGAGAGCAAGGTGACGATAATGGCCTGCAAATACAGAATATTTTTCTGCACGCCTTTTTTGTTCACTTCTTGCAGCACGGGCGGAAGCATCCCGGCCTTGCCAACAAACAGCAGGCCAGTCGAAGGCCCAGCCGTCCAGGCCAATACCCCGCCCAACGCACCGATAATCAGCAGAATCGCCATGATCGGCGTCGCCCACGGCATATTGAAACCTGCAAAGAAGGCGGCATAAGCCTGTATCACACCGGCAGTGAGGCTGGTCGAGTCCGCCGGTACCACCAGCGAAATCGCCACAGTCGGCGGGATGAACACCAGCAGGATCATAAAGAAGGCCAAGAGAATCGCGCGCGGCATTTCTTTTTGCGGGTTGCGCAATTCGCGGGCGTGGATGGCGTTCATTTCGATACCGGCAAACGCCAGAAAGTTACTCACAATCAACACCAGGCCGGTAATGACCCCGGTAAATTCCCGCCACAGGTCCGAGTGCAGGTTATGGGGACCCGCTTTAACGGTGGTGTGGGTGTCGAAAATAGCCGGAATCAGGGCGTCCAGCGTTAATGGCGCGGCGGATTTGTGCCCCAGTACCAGCCAGGCCACACCCAGCAGGACCAGCAGCGCAGCCGGTAATGCGGTACCCAGCAACATGAACCATGACGTCAGTTTTGACAGTGCACTGAGCCCGTTAAGCGCGACAAACGTTGATAACCAATACAGGACGATGATCACGGCGGCCGTAAAGACGCCACTTTTGGCCAGTTCAGGGTTGATCAGATACGCCATGGTACTGGCCGCAAATCCGAGAACAATGGGGTACCACACCACCACTTGTACCCACATGAACCACATGATGAAAAAGCCGGGACGGTCCCCGTAGGCTTGCCTCACCCAGCCATAGATCCCGCCGTTCCAGCCGGTGCCCAGTTCAGAGGCAACCAGTGAAACCGGAATGAAAAACAACAGTGCTGGAATCACATACAGAAAAATCGAACCCAGGCCATAAACGGCCATGGTCGGCAGTGAGCGAATACTGGCCACAGCTGCAACCATCATGAAACAGATGGTGAGCCATGACATGTAAGTTTTAGCTTTGCTGGTGGTAGCCATTAGCGCCTCTCTTAATCTTCCTGATTAATGCAACAGGCTCAAATTGAGCGTGCGGCTGAGGTGTTCGGCGGCTAATTGGCCACGAACACTGTTACCCGCCACATCCAGTGGCGGGGCAAAGGCGGCGATGGCACACACGCCCGGGACTACGGCGAGAATGCCGCCACCGACCCCGCTTTTGCCGGGTAAGCCGACTTTGTAATACCAGTCGCCAGTGGTGTCATAAAGGCCATTTAAGGTCATTTCAGCCAAAATAGGCGCGACGCTTTTGGCCTGTATCACGCGTGCTCCCGTGACCGGGTTTACGCCGCCGTTGGCCAGCGTCACCCCCATGGTGACTAAGTCTTGGCAGGTAATCGACACAGAGCATTGGCGCGTGTAAACGGCGCACACCTCCATGGGATCGGCGTACAGGTAGCCATAGCTTTGCAACAACCAGGCAATGCCCCGGTTGTGTTGATTGCTGGACGCTTCGGATTTGTACACCTCTTCGTTAACGCTCAATTCGCGCCCGGCAAAAGCGTTGTAAGTCGACTGGATTTGCTCCCAGCGCGTTTGTGCGTTCTCGGCCGCCAGCAGGCTCACGGTGGCCATTGCGCCAGCGTTTACAAACGGGTTGAGCGGTCGACCCTTATGCAACTCCAAGGCAACCACCGAGTTGAAAGGCTCGCCCGTCGGATCGCAGCCGATCTTGCTGCGCAGCACCTGCGGGCCGATTTCATCGAGCACGTGGGCCAGGGTAAACACCTTGGAAATCGACTCGATGGCAAAGGCGTAATCGGTGTCTCCCACCTCGGCATGGGTGCCATCGCAAAACATGATGCTGATGCCGAATAAATGGGAAGGCACGGAGGCCAAATAGGGGATGTAGCTGGCGTTTTTACCGTGCTGATTGTTGGCAAAGCGTTGCAGGGCCTCGTCCAGCGCCTGTTTGACACTGTCATCGACAGTTGTGGGTTTTCGCTTCATTACGCTCGCTCCATGAGTGCTTTGTAGGAACGGAGACTATAGATCGTAAAAAAAACGTTGATCGAAAATCGCACAGCAAACTTCAAAGGGTTGTCTATGCTCGCTGGGTTGAAGCCGAGCCAGAAGGAGGCGGTCGGTTCGGCTGTGTTGTTCATTACTCAAGGAGAGTTCTCATGGCACTGCATCGCATCAAGCGTCACGGCGCAACCGACCCGGTCTTTGGTTCATCCGCTCTGGATCACGCCGCTGCGACCCAGTTGTTCCCCCAGGCCGAACAGTCGGCGCATGAGGTTTACCAACTGGTTCACGACGAGCTGTATCTGGACGGTAACTCCCGCCAGAACCTCGCCACCTTCTGCCAGACCTGGGCGGAGGACGAGGTTCACAAGCTGATGGACCTGTCGATCGACAAGAACATGATCGACAAAGATGAGTACCCACAATCAGCAGAGCTGGAAAATCGCTGCGTCCACATGCTGGCTGACTTATGGCACTCCCCGGACGCGGCGAGCACATTGGGCACGTCCACTGTGGGGTCTAGCGAAGCGTGCATGCTCGGAGGGCTGGCAGCGCTCTGGCGTTGGCGTGCGGTGCGTAAAGCCGCTGGCAAATCGACATCAACCCCGAACATGGTGTGTGGCCCGGTGCAGGTGTGCTGGCATAAATTCGCCCGCTATTGGGATGTAGAGATTCGCGAAGTCCCGATGTCTGAAGGGCATTGGTTCATGACCCCGGAAGACCTCGACGGCCGGGTCGATGAAAACACCATCGTGGTCGTGCCGACCTTTGGCCAAACCTTTACCGGTTTGTATGAAACGGTAAAACCGCTGGCAGACGCACTTGATGAGCTGGAAAAACGCACGGGCCTGAGCGTTGATATGCATGTCGACGGTGCAAGCGGTGCATTTCTGGCACCCTTTTGCGCGCCCGATGTGCTGTGGGACTTCCGTGTTGATCGGGTTAAATCCATCAGCACGTCAGGTCACAAATTCGGGTTGGCGCCCTTGGGGGCAGGCTGGGTGATATGGCGTGATGCGAAAGAACTGCCAGAAGGGTTGATCTTCCACGTGAACTACTTGGGCGGCGATATGCCGACTTTCGCCCTGAACTTTTCGCGTCCGGCGGGGCAGATTATTTCCCAGTACTACAACTTCTTGCGCCTGGGGCGTGAGGGTTACGAGCGTATTCACTCGCAGTGCTACGCAACGGCGCAGTTCCTGGCGCGTGAGCTGGTCAAGATCGGCCCGTTTGAAATGCTCTTTAATGGTGATCCGCAATTGGGCATCCCGGCACTGACCTGGCGTTTGAAACCGGGCGCGAAAACCAGTTACTCGCTTTATGACCTGGCTGACCGCCTGCGCATACGCGGCTGGCTGGTACCGGCGTATAGCCTGCCAGCGAACGTTGAAAACGTAGTGGTTCAGCGGATTCTGGTGAAGCAGGGCATGTCGATCGACATGGCGAAGTTGCTGCTTGAAGACTTTGCGCGGGACATCAAATTCTTCGAAGAACATCAGCCCCACGGCTTTAAAGGCCGTGAGGCTGAGGCGGGGAATCACGCGGGGCGTTAGCCCTCCTCGGGATTTTTCGTAGCAGTTGCCGAGCTTGCGAGGCTACGTCCGATTGCGTAGCAATCGTAAATACTGACACTCCGAAGTGCTTGATTTTACGACTGCTACGCAGCCGGACGCAGCCTCGCAGGCTCGGCAGCTGCTACAAGCGCCACGGTGTTAATGCAGTTTCAGGCGCGGCTCGGTGCCGCGTCCGATCCTGCTGCCGAGCATCAGCATCAGCGTGCGGAACGTTCCGTATAGCGCCATCTGGTGCATGCGGTACAGCGAAATGTAGAACATCCGCGCCAACCAGCCTTCCAGCATGACGGTGCCCATCAGGCTGCCCATCAAGTTACCCACAGCCGAAAAACTCGACAGCGAAATCAGCGAGCCATAATCGCGGTAGTGGTAGTCAGGCAGCTGCGATTGACCTTCAAGCCGCAGTTTTAGCGATTTGGCCAGCAGCGATGCCTGTTGGTGAGCCGCTTGTGCGCGAGGTGGAACCATTTTGTCGGTGCCCGGTTGCGGGCATGCCGCGCAATCGCCAAAGGCAAAAATGTTCTCGTCGCGGGTGGTTTGCAGGCTAGGGCGTACCACTAATTGGTTGATGCGGTTGGTTTCCAGCCCCGCCAGGTCCTTCAGGAACCCAGGGGCACGAATCCCGGCGGCCCACACTTTCAGGCTGGCCGGGATCACTTTGCCATCGGCGGTGTGCAAGCCGTCGGCCGTGACTTCACTGACAGCGGAGTTGGTCAGCACCGTCACCCCAAGCTTCTCCAGGGTTTTATGCACAGGCCCGCCAATACGCTCAGGCAAGGCAGGCAGCACCCGCGGACCAGCTTCGATCAGAGTGATGTGCATGTTTTCGGGCTTGATGCGGTCCAGGCCGTAAGCGGCCAGTTCGTGAGCCGCGTTATGCAGTTCGGCGGCCAGTTCGACCCCGGTCGCCCCAGCGCCAACGATGGCCACACTAATGGTCTCGACGGCATCGGTTTGCCCGGCATGCGCACGCAGGTAGTGGTTGAGCAATTGCTGATGAAAGCGCTCAGCCTGTTTGCGGGTATCCAGAAACAGGCAATGCTCAGCCGCGCCCTTGGTGCCGAAATCATTGGTAGTGCTGCCCACAGCAATCACTAGCGTGTCGTAACTCAATTCGCGCGCAGGCACCAATTCTTGCCCGTTTTCGTCGAGGGTTGCCGACAATGAGATCTTTTTCAGCTCGCGGTCTAACCCGCTCATGCGCCCCAGCTGGAATTCGAAGTGATTCCATTTGGCCTGGGCCACATAGTTGAGTTCGTCTTCGGACGAGTTCAGCGAGCCGGCTGCGACTTCATGCAGCAGCGGTTTCCAGATGTGGGTCAAGTTGGCATCTACCAGTGTGACGCTGGCTTTGCCGCGCTTGCCCAGGGTTTTGCCCAGGCGGGTCGCCAACTCCAAACCGCCAGCGCCGCCGCCGACGATAACAATACGATGGGTCATAGGTATCACTCACAAGGCTTAAAAAAATCAGTGCGCGCGTTACCCGAGCGAGCGCAAGGCAGCTCAAAGCGTCGGATAACTTAGAAATTGGCATGCTGCTCATCATCTGGATTCAGGTGGCAGGGGCATCGAATTATTGCCTCGTCAGATAGACGTTGCAGGATGTGTGAAAGCTACAGCATTAGATCCATCGGAATCAAAGCCAGAATAACGTTTGGGACCCAAAGCTTCGACGCGCAGTTTGTCGTGTAGACGAGCGGGGTGGTTTTCAATTAACCGCGTCGGGTTCACAAACTGATGCCTACATCAAAAATAATGCTGCGGCCCAGGTTATTGCGCAGAAAGTCCGGCGCATCTGGCTGTGCAAACAACACGCGAGCAAAGGTCGGCCCCACCAGTGACAGTGAGCGCCAGCCTTGACGTAAATATTCGGTGGGCGGTGGAAAGTGGCTGTTCAGGTCCAGCACTTCACGTTTGAGGCTGGAAAAAGCAATGATGTCCAGTTGCCCCAAATCGATGTCGCGCTCTTGGTAGTTCTTGGCCTTCTTGTGCAGCGTGGGGCCCAGTCGTTGCAGCAGTTTGCTGGCTGGAATCCGCTTGGGCCGTGCTTCGCGACGTACCAGTTGGCTCAGCGAATACGCGCTGCGACGGCGCTGGAGTTCTTCTCGCCA
This window encodes:
- a CDS encoding glutamate decarboxylase, translated to MALHRIKRHGATDPVFGSSALDHAAATQLFPQAEQSAHEVYQLVHDELYLDGNSRQNLATFCQTWAEDEVHKLMDLSIDKNMIDKDEYPQSAELENRCVHMLADLWHSPDAASTLGTSTVGSSEACMLGGLAALWRWRAVRKAAGKSTSTPNMVCGPVQVCWHKFARYWDVEIREVPMSEGHWFMTPEDLDGRVDENTIVVVPTFGQTFTGLYETVKPLADALDELEKRTGLSVDMHVDGASGAFLAPFCAPDVLWDFRVDRVKSISTSGHKFGLAPLGAGWVIWRDAKELPEGLIFHVNYLGGDMPTFALNFSRPAGQIISQYYNFLRLGREGYERIHSQCYATAQFLARELVKIGPFEMLFNGDPQLGIPALTWRLKPGAKTSYSLYDLADRLRIRGWLVPAYSLPANVENVVVQRILVKQGMSIDMAKLLLEDFARDIKFFEEHQPHGFKGREAEAGNHAGR
- a CDS encoding amino acid permease, giving the protein MATTSKAKTYMSWLTICFMMVAAVASIRSLPTMAVYGLGSIFLYVIPALLFFIPVSLVASELGTGWNGGIYGWVRQAYGDRPGFFIMWFMWVQVVVWYPIVLGFAASTMAYLINPELAKSGVFTAAVIIVLYWLSTFVALNGLSALSKLTSWFMLLGTALPAALLVLLGVAWLVLGHKSAAPLTLDALIPAIFDTHTTVKAGPHNLHSDLWREFTGVITGLVLIVSNFLAFAGIEMNAIHARELRNPQKEMPRAILLAFFMILLVFIPPTVAISLVVPADSTSLTAGVIQAYAAFFAGFNMPWATPIMAILLIIGALGGVLAWTAGPSTGLLFVGKAGMLPPVLQEVNKKGVQKNILYLQAIIVTLLSTIYIFIDNVSDAFWMISAMAALMYLIIYVFMFLAAMKLRKTQPNVKRGYVLKGLHGWCFLGLFSTCVALIFGFIPPNNFSSMPFFEYAGTLLLGLVIAGVPPFIFYAVRKPSWQMVPKAEADQYSAALQDLQDADAKAAKA
- the glsA gene encoding glutaminase A — protein: MKRKPTTVDDSVKQALDEALQRFANNQHGKNASYIPYLASVPSHLFGISIMFCDGTHAEVGDTDYAFAIESISKVFTLAHVLDEIGPQVLRSKIGCDPTGEPFNSVVALELHKGRPLNPFVNAGAMATVSLLAAENAQTRWEQIQSTYNAFAGRELSVNEEVYKSEASSNQHNRGIAWLLQSYGYLYADPMEVCAVYTRQCSVSITCQDLVTMGVTLANGGVNPVTGARVIQAKSVAPILAEMTLNGLYDTTGDWYYKVGLPGKSGVGGGILAVVPGVCAIAAFAPPLDVAGNSVRGQLAAEHLSRTLNLSLLH
- a CDS encoding DUF1780 domain-containing protein, with protein sequence MDDSDYLRLLTIQAEQANAFLSNARKWERERWVCQRLLQGLNIAYHTEDFMQASQEPPDVLFGDARFEVFFVLDEGRRLNDEWREELQRRRSAYSLSQLVRREARPKRIPASKLLQRLGPTLHKKAKNYQERDIDLGQLDIIAFSSLKREVLDLNSHFPPPTEYLRQGWRSLSLVGPTFARVLFAQPDAPDFLRNNLGRSIIFDVGISL
- the clpB gene encoding ATP-dependent chaperone ClpB, producing the protein MRIDRLTSKLQLALSDAQSLAVGLDHPAIEPAHLMQALLEQQGGSIKPLLMQVGFDVNSLRKELTKELDQLPKIQNPTGDVNMSQDLARLLNQADRLAQQKGDQYITSEVVLLAAMDDNSKLGKLLLGQGVSKKALENAINNLRGGEAVNDPNVEESRQALDKYTIDLTKRAEEGKLDPVIGRDDEIRRTIQVLQRRTKNNPVLIGEPGVGKTAIAEGLAQRIINGEVPDGLKGKRLLSLDIGALIAGAKFRGEFEERLKALLNELSKQEGQIILFIDELHVMVGAGKGEGAMDAGNMLKPALARGELHCVGATTLNEYRQYIEKDAALERRFQKVLVDEPSEEDTIAILRGLKERYEVHHKVAITDGAIIAAAKLSHRYITDRQLPDKAIDLIDEAASRIRMEIDSKPEVLDRLERRLIQLKVEAQALKKEEDEAAKKRLEKLQEEIERHEREYSDLEEIWTSEKAEVQGSAQIQQKIEQARQELEVARRSGNLNRMAELQYGVIPDLERSLQMVDEHSNKTENQLLRSKVTEEEIAEVVSKWTGIPVSKMLEGERDKLMKMESLLHERVIGQDEAVVAVSNAVRRSRAGLSDPNRPSGSFMFLGPTGVGKTELCKALAEFLFDTEEAMVRIDMSEFMEKHSVARLIGAPPGYVGYEEGGYLTEAVRRKPYSVILLDEVEKAHPDVFNVLLQVLEDGRLTDSHGRTVDFRNTVIVMTSNLGSAQIQELVGDREAQRAAVMDAVSTHFRPEFVNRIDEVVIFEPLARDQIAGIAEIQLGRLRSRLAERDLSLELSQEALDKLIAVGYDPVYGARPLKRAIQRWIENPLAQLILSGQFLPGTAVVATVKDDEIVFA
- a CDS encoding NAD(P)/FAD-dependent oxidoreductase, which codes for MTHRIVIVGGGAGGLELATRLGKTLGKRGKASVTLVDANLTHIWKPLLHEVAAGSLNSSEDELNYVAQAKWNHFEFQLGRMSGLDRELKKISLSATLDENGQELVPARELSYDTLVIAVGSTTNDFGTKGAAEHCLFLDTRKQAERFHQQLLNHYLRAHAGQTDAVETISVAIVGAGATGVELAAELHNAAHELAAYGLDRIKPENMHITLIEAGPRVLPALPERIGGPVHKTLEKLGVTVLTNSAVSEVTADGLHTADGKVIPASLKVWAAGIRAPGFLKDLAGLETNRINQLVVRPSLQTTRDENIFAFGDCAACPQPGTDKMVPPRAQAAHQQASLLAKSLKLRLEGQSQLPDYHYRDYGSLISLSSFSAVGNLMGSLMGTVMLEGWLARMFYISLYRMHQMALYGTFRTLMLMLGSRIGRGTEPRLKLH